The nucleotide window TACTGCAGTTAGGTGACCGGGTTCGGGTCAGCATGACGGTGGAGACGGACCTGGACGATATGCGCAAGCATTTCAGTCCTTCCGCTCCCCCGATTGCAGGCCGTTTACGTGCACTGGAACAGTTGCGGGATGCCGGAATACCTACACAGGTTGCAATCGCTCCCGTATTACCCAGCAGTGAACAGTTTGCAGCTATCTTGAGACCTCTGGTTCAGCGTGTATGCATTGACGATTATTTCATGGGCGATGGCAGTGAGGGCAAGCGCACCCGTCGACTCGGTATGGAGTCGCTCTATCAGCAAGTGGGGATGGAGCATTGGTATCATCCAGATGCGTATCAGACTGTGGTTCAGCGGATGAAAGACTATTTTGCCGAGAATGAGATATGGATCAGTCAGGCGGGTTTCGAGCCATAAATGGCTATATAAGTTGAACTAAAGAATATTTACACTGGACACTCCGATGACAGAACAACCTTCCGATCCCTGTTATCCCCATATTTTTTTGATTTAATAAAAAACAGCCCCTTTCCTTGTTCGAAGGAAAAGGGGCTATTCGTTAAGAAATAAACAATAATGGCTATCTTACTTATCCAATGTATACAATGGCAGATCCACAGGCAATGCAGCCGGGCGCTGACACGTGCTTTTCATTTGGTAGAATGTCTGTTCATCTGATGAATCGTGGAATGCCCACATGGCCTCAAGAACGTGGTATGCCAGTTCCCCGCTCGCCCGGTGTGCACGTCCGCTATGGGCTGCATAGGCCATATCAGCCACACCGATGCCACGTGTATTCTCCTGATACCCTGGGAGAAGCGGAACCTCCGTCCATTCCTGTTCACCCAGCAAGCGGTAACGAACTGGACCGCCGAAGGTATTGGGGTCAGGTACCTGCAATGTACCGTGCGTGCCATATATCTCAATCGGTGGCAGTGCACTTCCGCCAAATACATCAAAGCTCGTAATCAGTGTGCCAATGGCTCCCTGTTCAAACTGTAGCAGACCGGTAACGTGAGTTGGAATTTCGACGGGAACCGTCTGGCCTCTCTTTTTCTCACTCGTAATCGTCCGTTCTTCCATGGCTTTACCTGTCATACCCGCAATTGACTTGATCGGTCCCATCAGCTGGACCAATGCGGTGAGATAGTATGGACCCATATCAAACATCGGCCCACCGCCTGACGCGTAATAAAACTCCGGATCTGGGTGCCAGTGTTCATGACCACGGCTCATCATAAATGCGGTCGCCGCCACC belongs to Paenibacillus sp. FSL H8-0079 and includes:
- a CDS encoding Gfo/Idh/MocA family oxidoreductase — translated: MKTMKVGIIGCGKISGIYMENCHRFEVLELVAVADLDRKRAEEQAAAYNVPNVYSVDEILADPEIELIINLTIPSVHADVCLRALESGKHVYVEKPLAVTREEGQAVLETAKRKGLLVGCAPETFFGSGIQTSLQLVEEGVIGKPVAATAFMMSRGHEHWHPDPEFYYASGGGPMFDMGPYYLTALVQLMGPIKSIAGMTGKAMEERTITSEKKRGQTVPVEIPTHVTGLLQFEQGAIGTLITSFDVFGGSALPPIEIYGTHGTLQVPDPNTFGGPVRYRLLGEQEWTEVPLLPGYQENTRGIGVADMAYAAHSGRAHRASGELAYHVLEAMWAFHDSSDEQTFYQMKSTCQRPAALPVDLPLYTLDK
- a CDS encoding radical SAM protein codes for the protein MKTNLTYKVPKTLLNKGTGFLHGYTHTLNPYTGCAFGCSYCYVRQMPVSLFRKEDWGSWVDVKQEASRIFAKELQRALTKGKVTIFMSSSTDPYQPAEYKERITRSLLETMVQYPPDFVVVQTRSPLVTRDIDLLLQLGDRVRVSMTVETDLDDMRKHFSPSAPPIAGRLRALEQLRDAGIPTQVAIAPVLPSSEQFAAILRPLVQRVCIDDYFMGDGSEGKRTRRLGMESLYQQVGMEHWYHPDAYQTVVQRMKDYFAENEIWISQAGFEP